TTGGTTTCGAGCGGCACCTCGAACGGATCGCGCTTGATCTGGTTGGTCCACGTCGCCACCACCTTGTCGGCGTTGGCCAGCACCACCTTGCGCGTGGTCATCTGCGCGTTGGCCTTGGCAATGGCGACGGCCTGCTCGGCGGCCGCCCGTGCCGCGGCCGGATCGACGAGGTTCGTGGCGGCAAAGCCCCAGGTGCCATTCACCAGCACGCGCAGGCCGAGGCCGTAGCTGGTCGAGCGCGACACGTTCTGCACCTGCCGCTCGCGGGTCGCGATCGACTCGCGGCGATAGCGGTTGATGCGGATGTCGGCATACGACGCGCCGAGCGCCGCGGCGCGGGCCAGGGCCGCCTCGGCCGCTTCCGCCCGCCGGCTGTCGTCGGTCGCACCGGGCTGGAACGCGTCGGCCCACTCGGGCACCCAGGTGGCCGCGACCAGCGCGCTGCCAGTGGCAATGAATTGGCGTCGCGAGAATGACATGGGCGCGATTATACCCACGCCGCGCGGCTGGCCTATGCCGAGGGAATCTCAGCGACGGTCATGCCTCGACCGCGCGCCAGCGACAGCAGTTTGCGATCGGCGCTGGCCAGGAGCGCACCTTCACGTTCGGCCAGGGCGAGATAGACGCAGTCTGGCACTTTGTGGCCCAGCGTCAGCGCCAGATTAAGGGCGGATTGCACCACCGCCTCATCGTCAGCCAGTTCAATGACGCCGTCAGCGATCGCGTCGAGCGTGGCCGCCAGGGCCTCGGCAGCTTCCGCCGTGGTGAGCACGTCTTGTGCGCATTTCTGCCGCAACGCTGACGCCACCTCCACCACCATCAATCGTGGGGCGAGCCATCGACGGGGACCCTCGAAGACCCTCAGGCTCTCCGCGGTGCCGGCTTCCGGCACGACCAGTTTGACGGCTACTGATGCATCCAGCACCGCGACGGCCACCGGTTCACCCACGGCGATCGCGTTGCTTGCGGATCAGTCGTGTGCTGTCCAGGGACGGCGCCGAGGCTTTGTCGCCGATCGACTTGCGGATAGCTCTTGCGCGGCGAAGAAAGGCCTGCCGCTTGACCTCCACCGACGCGGCCAGGGTGCCGCGCACCTCTTCTTCGAGTGAGATGCCCTTGCGGCCCGCCCGTGCCCGCAGGGCATCGGCCACCTCGTCGCTCAGCTGTCGCACCTTGAGGTCGGCCATGGCCCAGCCTAGCACTGACCCCACATGGGGTCAAATTGATCAGCGCAACGTGGCGAAGAACGCGCGCACGTCGTCCACCAGCAGTTGCGGCTGCTCGAATGCCGCGAAGTGGCCGCCCCTGGGCATTTCAGTCCACCGGGTGATGTTGTAGCGCGCTTCGAGCCAGCGCCGCGGCGACCAGATGATCTCTTTCGGGAAGTCGGCGCACGCGGTCGGGACCTCGACGCGGCGGCCAGCGGTGGCCGACGGCGGGGCATGCCGGCTCTCGTAGTAGATGCGCGCGGATGACGCGGCGGTCTGCGTGAACCAGTACAGCGAGATGTTGGTCAGCAGTTCGTCCTTGGTGAACACCTTCTCGGGGTCGCCATCGCAGTCGCACCACGAGCGGAACTTCTCGACAATCCAGGCGGCCAGCCCGACGGGCGAGTCGTTGAGCGCGATGCCCAGCGTTTGTGGCTTCGTGCCCTGGATCTGCTGGTAACCCGTCTCTTCAGCCTGGAACAGCTGTCGCTGCTTCACGCGCTCGCGTTCGCGGTCGGTGAGCCCGGCATTGGGATCGGTGCCGGCCGGGGCCGCGCCGAAACACATGTTGAGGTGTAGGCCGGCCACGCGCGGCGCGTCCAGCAGGGCGATCTGCGTGCTGATGATCGACCCCCAATCGCCACCTTGCACGCCGTAGCGCGAGTAGCCCAGCCGCGCCATGAGCTTGGCCTCGAGCGCGGCAATGCGCGCCGGATCGTAGCCGGCCTCTTTCGGCGCCTGCGAGAACGCGAACCCCGGAATCGACGGCATCACCACGTGGAACGCGTCGGTGGCGGTGCCGCCATGCGCTTCCGGATCGGTGAGCGGCCCGATGATTTTCGTGAACTCGACAATCGATCCGGGCCAGCCGTGGGTGACGAGCAGCGGCAACGCGTTGGCATGCTTCGATCGGCGGTGAATGAAGTGGATCGTCAGGTCGTCGATGGTGGTGGTGAACTGCTCGAACTGGTTGAGCCTTCGCTCCTGCGCTCGCCAGTCGAACCGCGTCCGCCAATAGTCCACGAGCTGGCGCAAATAGCGGATGTCGGTGCCGTGCGTCCAACCGTCACCCTGCAGCGGCTCGGGAAGGCGCGGGTTGGCGAGCCGCGCTTTCAGATCGGTCAAGGCCGCGTCTGGAATGTGGATGGTGAACGGCCGCACCGCGTCGCCGGCGGCCGGTTGGGCGGCGGCCGCCTGCGGCAGCGCCAGCAGGGCGGCCGCGATGGCGAGCGCCGGAAAGAGACGAACTGGGGTTGGCACGGCCGGGATTGTACGCCGAGGGCCGCCTTTGATATCCGGCTAAAGCCGGATGCTACACCGGCAGGCTAAAGCCGGATGCTACATCGACGAGCTGAAGCCGGATGTCACATTGGCAGTCCGGCTCCCGCGATGTGTTAGATTCACGAGATTCCAGACCACCAATTGCAGAGGCTTATGTTCACACTCCAGCGATCGCTCGTGTTCTCGTTCCTGCTGTTCGGCCTGGCGGCAACCGCCGCGGCGCAAGGCGGCAGCGTGCTGCCGCCCGTGCCCACACCGACCGACGTGAAACCTGGCAGCATTACCTGCGACGAGTGTCCGTACCCGTATCCAAGCTCGTATCTCACTATCAGTGTCTATACCCAGGACGTCCGCATCTCGTATATGGACGTCGCGCCGCAGGGCACGCCGAACGGCCACACCGCGATGCTGCTGCACGGCAACAACTTCGGCGGCTTTTACTTCAAGGCCATCATCGACGGCCTCACCAAGGAGGGCTTCCGGGTCGTTGTGCCCGACCAGATTGGCTACGGCCGGTCGTCGAAGCCGATTGCGCCGTACAACTTCAACACGCAGGCGCGCAACACCTCGCTGCTGCTGCAGCACCTGAAGATCGAGAAGGCCATGGTGATTGGCCATTCGATGGGCGGCATGCTGGCGGCGCGCTTCGCCACGCAGTATCCGAAAATGGTCGAGCGGATCGTGATCTACAACCCGATCGGCCTGACCGACGGGCGCTTCACGCGGCCCATGACGCCGATTGACGATGCCTACAGGAACACGCTGACGACGACCAACTACCAGAGCACCCGCGCCGGCCTCGGCCGCTATGTCGCGCACAACCCGGCGGCGTGGAACGACGAGTTCGAGAAGTACACGCGCGTGCGGTATTCGTGGACGCTCAGCGCCGACTGGCCGCGGCTGGCCATGGTGCAGGCGTTGATCAGCCAGATGCTGTACCAGGACCCGGTCGTCTATGACTGGGCGCACATCCAGGTGCCGACGCTCGCGTTCGGCGGCGCCGAGGACCTGCTGCTCGGACCCGCGGCGGCATTCCAGGAGCGCATGGCCTACCTGGCCAAGTCGGTCCCCAACGGCAACGGCCGCGTGCACTTGATCCCGGGCCTCGGCCACGTGCCGCACCTCGAAGAACCCGAGAAGGTGTTACCGCCGCTCGTCGCCTTCCTGAAAGAGGGCGTGAAGTAGCGCGGACCGCGGGCCGGGCATCCGTCGCATACTGGAACCAATGGTTCTGCGCCAGCGCCCCTCCGTCTCCGACGCGGTCGATCGGTCGACGCCCCTTGGCGTCATCGACTACCTGGCCACCTCGCCGGCGGTGGAGTTCAAGAACGTGTCGATCGCCTTCGACGACAACGTCGTCCTGCGCGATCTGAGCTTCGCCATCCCACGTGGCGACATGCGCATTCTGCTGGGGCGCAGCGGCTCCGGCAAGTCGGTGCTGCTCAAGTTGATCCTGGGTCTGCTGCGCCCGGACGCCGGCACGGTGCTGGTGAATGGCGTGCAGGTGGACCATCTGCCCGAGCGCGACCTTCTCGAAGTGCGCGGCGGTATCGGGATGGTGTTCCAGGAGAACGCGCTGTTTGACTCGTTGACCGTCGCCGAGAACGTCGGCTATCGCCTCTCGGACCAGGCGACGATGCCGGTCGAGGCGGTTCGCGAGCGGGTGGCGGCCGTGCTCGGCTTCGTCGGACTTGCCGAGTACGCCGATCGGCTGCCGTCGGAACTGTCGGGCGGCGAGCGGCGGCGCGTGGCGATTGCCCGCGCCATGGCCCCGGCACCTGGCATCCTGCTGTTCGACGACCCCATCACCGGTCTCGATCCGCTGATCGCCACGACGATCGACAACGAGATCGTCAAGTTGAGGGATCTCGAGCAGGTGACCTCGGTCCTCGTCACTCACCAGATCCGCGATGCGTTCTACGTGGCCACTCATCGCGCGGTGTGGCACGACGGCGAGGTGCAGGTGGTGAGCGCCGACGCGGCGTCACTGCCGCACGTGGAGTTCATGGTGCTGCACGAGGGCCGCATCTACTTCCAGGGCAGCGCCGCCGAGTTGCTGGCCGCTCCCGATCCCTATCTCAGGGAATACCTGTTGCTCACGCTGCCGCCCTGGTAGCGTCGCGCGGCCTTACCGTCGCAGCTTGCTGAACCCGTAGCCCGCCACCACGACGATCAGCACCACCACGATCACCCCGGTCACCATGCCGGCCTTGAAGATTCCGCCGATAACCTCGCAGCCGGCCGACACCATGGCCAGGCTCACGAGCAGGACTAATCGCATCACGGTCGTTGATTGCATGTTCATATTTGGCCGCCCCGTCCGGCCTGGGTTAGAGATTGCTGACGTTGACTGTAGGCGCGCGCCGCGCGTCGGCCGATGACCTGCCGGCCCGCTGCCGACTTCTCGCCTGCATACGGCGAGGCATGTTCGATTTCGGAGTTGAACTC
This genomic interval from Acidobacteriota bacterium contains the following:
- a CDS encoding alpha/beta hydrolase; the protein is MFTLQRSLVFSFLLFGLAATAAAQGGSVLPPVPTPTDVKPGSITCDECPYPYPSSYLTISVYTQDVRISYMDVAPQGTPNGHTAMLLHGNNFGGFYFKAIIDGLTKEGFRVVVPDQIGYGRSSKPIAPYNFNTQARNTSLLLQHLKIEKAMVIGHSMGGMLAARFATQYPKMVERIVIYNPIGLTDGRFTRPMTPIDDAYRNTLTTTNYQSTRAGLGRYVAHNPAAWNDEFEKYTRVRYSWTLSADWPRLAMVQALISQMLYQDPVVYDWAHIQVPTLAFGGAEDLLLGPAAAFQERMAYLAKSVPNGNGRVHLIPGLGHVPHLEEPEKVLPPLVAFLKEGVK
- a CDS encoding epoxide hydrolase produces the protein MPQAAAAQPAAGDAVRPFTIHIPDAALTDLKARLANPRLPEPLQGDGWTHGTDIRYLRQLVDYWRTRFDWRAQERRLNQFEQFTTTIDDLTIHFIHRRSKHANALPLLVTHGWPGSIVEFTKIIGPLTDPEAHGGTATDAFHVVMPSIPGFAFSQAPKEAGYDPARIAALEAKLMARLGYSRYGVQGGDWGSIISTQIALLDAPRVAGLHLNMCFGAAPAGTDPNAGLTDRERERVKQRQLFQAEETGYQQIQGTKPQTLGIALNDSPVGLAAWIVEKFRSWCDCDGDPEKVFTKDELLTNISLYWFTQTAASSARIYYESRHAPPSATAGRRVEVPTACADFPKEIIWSPRRWLEARYNITRWTEMPRGGHFAAFEQPQLLVDDVRAFFATLR
- a CDS encoding ATP-binding cassette domain-containing protein, with protein sequence MVLRQRPSVSDAVDRSTPLGVIDYLATSPAVEFKNVSIAFDDNVVLRDLSFAIPRGDMRILLGRSGSGKSVLLKLILGLLRPDAGTVLVNGVQVDHLPERDLLEVRGGIGMVFQENALFDSLTVAENVGYRLSDQATMPVEAVRERVAAVLGFVGLAEYADRLPSELSGGERRRVAIARAMAPAPGILLFDDPITGLDPLIATTIDNEIVKLRDLEQVTSVLVTHQIRDAFYVATHRAVWHDGEVQVVSADAASLPHVEFMVLHEGRIYFQGSAAELLAAPDPYLREYLLLTLPPW
- a CDS encoding type II toxin-antitoxin system VapC family toxin — its product is MAVAVLDASVAVKLVVPEAGTAESLRVFEGPRRWLAPRLMVVEVASALRQKCAQDVLTTAEAAEALAATLDAIADGVIELADDEAVVQSALNLALTLGHKVPDCVYLALAEREGALLASADRKLLSLARGRGMTVAEIPSA